The sequence CCACTTCACAGCCTTCGGCTGCGCTGGTCATTACAGCATGGCCGTAGTGAAGTACATCTACAACATTCTGCACTACTTTATCGTGGTTGCTCATTGAGCCTTGGTATAAGCCGTAATTATTGGCCTTTGCGCTTATATTGATCTCTGGCAATTTCGCCGATTCCAGTTTCTGGTATTCTATCGTATTCAAGTACTGCCCACCAATTTTCACTGTACCTTTTTCCGCAAAAATGGTGATCGAACCTTCCATATTAGTTTCATACGAGCAGGTAGTAAAGTTGAAATTGATGATCGTACCGTTCTGTCCCCTCAACACAAAGCTGCCCGTGTCTTCCACTTCGGTATTATGCTGGTGCGCAAAATTGTGTATCCAACCTTCCACCGTCTCCACCTTGCCATTCAGGTAGTAAAGAATGTCAACAAAATGACTGAATTGCGTAAACAGGCAACCGCCGTCTTTGTCCTTTTTCCCGCGCCAGTCGCTCTCTGAATAATAGGCATCGCTACGGTTCCAGAAGCAGTTTACCTGCAACATGTATATCTCGCCTAATTGTTTTTCGACGATGAGCTTTTTAACGGCCTGCACCGGCGGGTTGTAACGATTCTGTTTTACTGCAAAGATTGTTTTGCCTGTCTTTTCGGCTGCGGCTATCATACGCTCACATTCAGGTACGCTGATGGCCATTGGCTTTTCTACTACAGTATGCAAACCAGCTTCAAGGCCTTGTATGGTATGACGCTCATGCAGGTAATTAGGTGTGCAAACGCACAACACATCGGCCTGTACCGACGACAGCATTTCTTCAAGATTCGAATAAAAGGGAAGGCCTTCTGCCAAAGCTTCTTTGCTTGCATCTATATCGCATACTGCCACCAGCTCCGTTGACGGATTTTGCCGGATATGTTCTGCATGCCGCCTGCCTATATTACCAAAACCAACTATCGAGAATCGTATCTTTTCAGTCATGTTGCCTCAAATGTATAAAACGGCGGCGCTATTTCGCTATGTACACCGACCCGTTAGCGCTCATTTTCAATTCGCCCTGGTCTACCAGCTCCCTTATCAACGCGGTTACTTCAGTTCTTATTGCAGCAGGGAAACTATCGGGTAACTGCTGCAGCGTAATGATATCGGGTTGAGCAGCCAGTTGCAAAATGCGCGCTTTTATTTCTTTAGTATTAACGGTCTGTTTCTTTTGTTGCTTCACCCGGCAGTTGTCACAATGCCCGCAATCATGATTGCTATACTCACCAAAGTAAGCCAGCACCATGCGCGTTCTGCACGCAGTTGCGGCTTCCAGGTAGGCGATCATGGCATCTAACCTCGTTTGATGCTGCCTCCTTAACATAGCTATTCGCTGTATATTGATGATGAGATGCTGGCTGTCTACACGGTAATGATGGAAGAACAACTGGGGACCATCTTTGGGTTTGTTATACTCCAGCAAGCCATTTTTGTGCAGTTGCAGCAACAAGGCGTCAGTCTCTTCTTGTCTTCTTCTTACCTGTTTTGCTATCGCACCAATCCTGATGGCCGTAGGGTAGAGGAATATAGTTCCATACAATCGCAGCAGGGCAGTGGTGATCATGGCGGCCTCAGGATATCTCATCATAACCTGGTCCAGCTCTTCGCGTGTGCAAGTAAATTGTATGGTTGCGGGGCTAAACACTGCGTCGCTCATGGTCCACAAACCTTCCTGCTCCAACAATTTTAGAGCATACGACGCAGCAGTGGCCTCCAGCTTGAAGTATTTACAAAACTCTGCGAGATCGAAATCAAAATACCGGTCAGGTTGTGTACCTATAGGTATCTGCAAGTATTCTACCACCGACTGGTAAACCTGTCTCAGGTAATCTTCTTTAGGGAAACGTAGTTCAATACTTTCTTTCAGGTTGGCAATACCTGGCTTATTACTCAGTAGCAGAGAATACGAAGGTTTGCCATCCCTGCCTGCGCGACCGGACTCCTGGTAATATGCTTCAAGATGCTCTGGTATATCATAATGTATCACCGAGCGCACGTCCGGTTTATCGATACCCATACCAAAGGCGGTAGTAGCCACTATCACCCGCGATTCGTTTTCCATCCACGCGCGCTGGGCTTCATCACGCTTGTCCTTCGGCATGCCGGCATGGTAGGCAGTAGCAGCTACATTATGTTGGATAAGAAACTTTGCCAATACCTCCGTTGCTTTGCGGCTCCTGCAGTAAACAATGCTGCAACCTTGCTGCTCCCGCAAAAACTGCAGCACATCATTATTCCGACTCTCCGAATACCTAACCTCGTAAAAAATATTCCTCCGCTCAAAGCTTTGTGTAAAAACAGCAGGCGATGGCAATTGCAATTGCCTGGCAATATCCTGTTGTACCTCTGGCGTGGCAGATGCCGTTAATGCCAGCACGGGTACTTTAAACAGTTTTCTAAGGGCAGCGATCTTCAGATAATCAGGCCTGAAATCATGTCCCCACTGAGAGATGCAGTGCGCTTCGTCTACCGCAATAAAGCTAATATTGAACGATGGCAGATATTCCCTAAAAAGCTCCGTCTGCAATCGTTCCGGCGAAACGTACAGCAGCTTATATGGACCATGCAGCATGTTCTCCAGCACACGCTTCACGTCCACATAATACATACCGGCATGGATGCACTCCGCGAGAATGCCGCGTTTCTTCAGCTGTTCAACCTGGTCTTTCATCAGCGATATCAGCGGCGATATCACCAGGCAAAAGCCGTCGTGCATAAGCGCAGGCACCTGGTAGCAAACGGATTTTCCGGCACCTGTTGGCAAAAGGGCCAATGTGTCGCGTTGACTGAGTATAGATTCAATGATGTCGCCCTGCAGCGGCCTGAAGCCGTTGTAACCCCAATATTGTTTGAGTATTTGTTCTGCTGAGGGCAAGCGCGGTTAGTTTGTGGCGTTGTCGACAAAAACAGGTTTCAGGCCATTCAGCCAAAGCTGTTTTTTTGCTTCGGGTTGTTTTTCCAAGTCCTGCAGCGACGGGCCTGCTATCCAAATCGTATCATTGAAACGTGTAGGTGCAAACAGGTGGAATAGGGCAGAGATACCCAGTTGCTGCGGGTGAACGCCAAGAAGTACTACGTATTTTGGCTTGAGGGCATCGCGCAGCTGGTGCCAGGCGATAGCCTTCCCTTCCTCTACCTGTATGGTATTGTAATCGGTCTCTGTCAGCTTGCAGGCCTGCATCATTTTAGTTAGTTGCATCTCTGCGGCGCCACCTGCAGCATAGGCCGCGCACAAAACCAGGGTTTTCGCGACTTCGTTCACGGTTGCCGGCAGCTTCAATTCACTCCAGAGATCGTTGTATTCCTGGCTGATTATTTTGGATTCTATGATATTCGGAAAATCGGTCATAACTGGGCTGTGCCTGCATTCCATTGATTTGCAGGGCTTAGGGATTTTTCGTTTCTTTGCACGAAATTAATCAATTTAGCGTCCCTTTTAATTATAAGACATGAGCGTTTCCGTTATGGATATAACCGTGCACAAAGTAGAAAAAAGTCGCATAAATCAGCTGGATCCGTCCAATATTCAATTTGGTAAGCTGTATGCTGACCACATGCTGGTTGCCCACTACGAAAATGGCGAATGGCTGCCTGCTGAGATTGTTCCTTTCGGGGACCTCAGCCTGAGCCCTGCTACTACCTTCATGCACTATGGCCAAGCCATTTTCGAAGGCGTAAAGGCTTATAAAGATGCTGAAGGTAATGCTACTATCTTCCGTCCTTACGACAATTGGAGGCGTTTTAACCGTTCTGCGGTACGTATGGCTATGCCTGAAATACCTGAAGAACTGTTTGTAGAAGGTATGCGTCAGCTGGTTGATCTTGACCGCAACTGGATACCTACAGGTGAGAATACTTCGCTGTACCTGCGTCCGTTCATGATCGCTACAGACGAATTCATTGGCGTAAAACCTGCTGAGAAATTCACTTTCCTCATCATAACCAGCCCTGCCGGTCCTTACTACTCTAAGCCGGTATCTATCTACATACAGGATCGTTACGTGCGCGCCTTCCCTGGCGGTATTGGTTTTACCAAAGCGGCGGGTAACTATGGTGCCAGCATGTATCCTACACAGGAGATCAGGAAAATGGGCTACGACCAGATACTGTGGACAGATGGCCTGCACCATAAATATGTACAGGAGATCGGTACCATGAACGTATTCTTCGTAATTGGCGACAAAGTGATCACTCCTGAAACCAGCGAGACCATCCTGGAAGGTGTAACCCGCGACAGCGCCATCAAAGTAATGCGCGAAAAAGGCATCACTGTTGAAGAGCGTCCGCTGAGCATCGACGAAATAGTAGAAGCATACAAGAACGGCCAGCTGCGCGAAGCATTTGGTACCGGTACTGCTGCCTCTATCTCTAACATAGCGGAGCTGACTTACCACGACCTAAAAATGCAGCTGCCTCCTGTAGAAACATGGGAAGTTGCCAACTGGCTGAAACAAGAACTGAACGACATCCGTTACGGCCGCAAAGAAGATACACACGGCTGGAACCTGCACGTTTAATATCATTCCACATAAATAAAAAGAGCCTGTATAACTACAGGCTCTTTTTTATTTATGCAGTTTGGGGGATGGGCATACAAGTTGAACAGGGTATTAGTAAATTTAGTCACCACCACTGGGTGATCTGTTCGTGCACACTCTTAAAATGCTTGATTATGGCCACCTCTTTAAGAACGTCGAAAACCATCCTGTTCCTTTTTGCGCTACTGTTCGTACACCTATCTTCATTCGCACAGCGGTACGTCTTTTACCTGCATGGCACTATTGTAGAAGGTACAACAACAGACCCCATCAGCGAGAGCTATGGCAGGTACGAATATGCAAACATCATCAAGGCGCTGAAACAATATGGCTATGTGGTGATCAGCGAACGACGCGCGGCAAATACCATTGTCGAATCGTATGCACTTAAAGTTGCAAGCCAGATAGACAGCCTGAAGAAGACGGGCGTGAAAAGTGACAACATCACCGTGATTGGCGCATCGAAGGGAGCGGGCATAGCTATGCGTGCTTCCGGCTTCGCTAAGGATAAAAAAGTGAAGTATGTTTTGATGGCCGGTTGTAATGATGAAGACGCCGGTCGCTACGATCTTTATGGACAAATTCTTTCCATCTACGAAAAGTCCGATCCTTTTGCCGGATCGTGTAACGCAATAAAGAAACGTTCGCCAGGCGTCAGCAAATACAAGGAGATAGAGTTAACTACCGGTAAAAAACACGGTTTTATCTACACCCCGATCTCCGAATGGCTCATCCCCGCGGTCAACTGGATAGAGAAGTAATTGTTAAAGTGTTGAGTGAAACCGTTCTGTGAGCATTTACAGCATTCTTTTTTGTAATTTTATTGGCTTATACGCAATACAACAATGAAAAATTTTCGACGCGCGCTACTAGCCCTTGCCATCACGACATTTGTAGGTTCGCAGGCTATTGCCCAGGAGGTTAAAAATGGACTGACCTGGTATAATGATGTGCAGCAGGCGCAGGCTATATCTGAAAAAACACATAAGCCAATCTTTGGCTTCTTTACCGGCAGCGATTGGTGTGGCTGGTGCAAAAAGCTGCAAGCCGCTGTATTTGCAAAGCCTGAGTTCCAAACCTGGGCAAAAAACAATGTTGTGCTGTTAGAACTGGATTTTCCGCGCCGCACACAGCTGCCCGAGAAAATTGCGCAGCAAAATGCTGAATTGCAAAACGTTTTCCAGGTAGGTGGTTATCCAACTGTTTGGATATTCAACCTCGATAAAGACAAAAAAACACAGAAGTTCAATATCTCAGCGCTTGGCAAACTCGGCTATCCATCAGCCCAGCCGGGACAAGAGGCTACAGTTTTTCTCGCGACTGCCAACGATATCCTGAAGAATAAAAACAAATAAATAAAAAGCCCGGCTCAAACCGGGCTTTTTTATTGATCATACTTACCTTCTGTTTTTTATCTGCGGATGAGCATCTTATAGGTCTTGCTTTCCACACCGGCTGTCACTTTTACTATATAAACACCATCAGCCACAACTGGCAACTCTATATGTTCGTTTATAGCATTTTGTACTGGAGCGACGACCTTTCTGTAAACAAGTTGTCCAACCGTGTTATACACATCAATGGCGGCAGTGGGGGAAGTAAGGATGCCATGTACGGAAAAATTGCCTGAGTTCGGATTGGGCGCTATCGCTACTGATATGTTCTGTTCAATACCGATAACACTAGCTGTAGTATCTGTCCCACCGTCACCCACTGGGTTGCAATAGTTGGCGATCTCGCTGGCAGTGAGTACGCGGTTATAAATGCGCAGATCATCCATCACGCCCTTGAACCAATATGGGTATTGAGAAGCATTGCCAAAAATATTAGCACCTATGGAAAGACCGTCTGTGCTCGTTCCAATAGGTACTGGTACCTGGGGCGGCGCTATCACGCGCAGGTCGCCGTTTACATAGATCCTGAATGCTGTACCATCAAAAGTGCCTATTACGCAATACCACTGGTTGGTGTGCACAGTAGGCGAGTCTGCCCAGCTGTAGTGATAAGGATAGTTGGAGGGTCCTCCACCGCAGGTGAATACATACCTGTTCGTATCAAAAGTAGTGCACGAGCTGTCAAATACATTTTCAGTTAGACTAAGAAAATAGGAACCTGGATACCCGTGATCAACTCCGCGGGCCATTATCATACTGATCTGGCATGTGTTGGTGTAAAAACCTTCGGGTTTAAGCACGGCACAAAAAGTATAATTGGTCAGGTTCAGATCAGGCTGATATGGTATGGTGATATAACTGTTCGAAGCGCCCGCAAATCTAATTGCCGTATTAGACACACCAGACTTTCCGGCGGTTGCAGTTACATTATTCATTGTGCCGTTATGGCCTTTACCTGTATTGTCACTAGCGTTTCCTGAGAATGGCCAATGCGCCACCAAGCCAAATGTTGATTGCCCGAACATAGCAACAGGCGCGAAAAAGATCGCGACAAACAAGATGGAACGTATAGATAGTTTCATAGGATTATTTTGAGGCAAAATAGAAAATTATTCTTGATATACTAATCAGGATTATATGAAACGATGGTTTCATTCAGCGAAAGTCCATTTTCATCCATTGGCGCATAGTACCTGTAAAGGTGTACGGTACAATTTTAGTTACCAGCTTACTGCCGCAATTGGGAATGGCGGCAGATTTTTGTTAAAAGCATAAACCATTGAGCCTATGGAGCATGCAGAAAGTCTTTCACTGTCCACCCTGGCAACCGAACTGGAGCAGTTCCTTCCGGTCAAGAAGGAGGCTGTTGAACAGTACAATTAAACGTGCGTTCGAATTCCCAATCAGAAATATACATCTCCTTCGAGCCGGGTATTAGTAGCAAATTGCTGTCTATTTCATGTGAAAGAGAGTAGATAACAGGCTCATCTAGCCAATAATATTTTTTAGCGAAAACGGATCGTACGCGAAATTGATGATCGAAATGCACCCAAAGCATTGGATAAGCATAAAATTCTACAGGTCGGGTATACTCCAGGGTAAAGCCACTCTCATTCAGATCATTTCTATAGCCCTCGCAGCAAAAAGCCGTATCTGCAAATATTCGCTCCAGCTTCCTACAGATGTTCTTCGCCTCACCCGGTTTAACATCATAATAACCTCGTGCGGGATTTCTACAAGACATCATATGCATTTGATGGGCTATCTCATAGTTGTATGGCGGGCCAAGTAATGCCAGAACTTCCTCAAGTTTCATCCCCAGGTTTACCTTTTTGATCCGGTCGGCTGACACACCCGGAGCAACATCACTACACGTTATCAACGGCAACGCTAAGACAATGTTCAGCATCAGCAACAACGCTGCTAACGATAAATTCAGCCACAGCAATACCCGGCCTGCTTTAATTACTACAGACATGAAACCATTAACGGTAGGTTGAACGCTTTAGTATGGCTAGCGGACCAATGCAGGTACAGTTTTATTGCTAATAGACTGCCACCGATACACCGATTCTTCAGATATCTAAAGCATTGCAGCCCATGGACAAACTGAATACTCTTTCACCATCCGCCCTGGTAACCGAACTGGAGCGGTTCCTTAGGGTCATGGATGAGGCTGTTGAGCAACAGGTGCATGCTATCGAGAATATACACCCCGACCAGCAGATCAGCGCGCGAAACCTGCTTCAATATCTTAAACTGAGAAGTGAAGACATCCGTCCGCTGCAAGACAGGTTGCATTTGCTTGGCTTGTCGTCGCTCAACAGCAGCGAGTCGCATATACGCGCGCAGGTGGAAGCCATTTTGCAAATGCTGGGCAAAGAAATTCAAAATGAAGAGCTATCGCCCTGCAACTACCACGTAGCGCGCAACCTGCTGTATAACCGTAGCATCCAATTATTTGGTACTAAGGATGTGGAGGCTATTCCCTATATCATGATCACCTTCGACGCGCGTTTTGCAGATGACGTAAAGCTGGTAACCAAACTCCTGGAAAGAGGAATGAACATCGCACGCATCAACTGCGCCCACGACAATCGCGAAACCTGGATGAAAATGATCAATACTACCAGGACCGCGTGCCGGAAAACGGGTTTAGCCTGCAAAATATACATGGACCTCGCAGGTCCAAAGATCCGTACAGTGATACGTAATACTGGCAAAGCCGTTACCAAAAAGAAAAAGCGTATTAAACTATACGAAGGCCAAAAAATACTGTTTGCTGAACCCGAAGCTTTTTTTGACCCCGCTATGGCAGTAATTGGTTGCGACGAAACCGGGGTAACGCAACGGCTGAAACCCGGCGACAGGGTGCTGTACGACGATGGGGTAGTGGAGATGCAGGTTGTTGACAACACACTAC comes from Polluticoccus soli and encodes:
- a CDS encoding thioredoxin family protein, encoding MKNFRRALLALAITTFVGSQAIAQEVKNGLTWYNDVQQAQAISEKTHKPIFGFFTGSDWCGWCKKLQAAVFAKPEFQTWAKNNVVLLELDFPRRTQLPEKIAQQNAELQNVFQVGGYPTVWIFNLDKDKKTQKFNISALGKLGYPSAQPGQEATVFLATANDILKNKNK
- a CDS encoding Gfo/Idh/MocA family protein, whose translation is MTEKIRFSIVGFGNIGRRHAEHIRQNPSTELVAVCDIDASKEALAEGLPFYSNLEEMLSSVQADVLCVCTPNYLHERHTIQGLEAGLHTVVEKPMAISVPECERMIAAAEKTGKTIFAVKQNRYNPPVQAVKKLIVEKQLGEIYMLQVNCFWNRSDAYYSESDWRGKKDKDGGCLFTQFSHFVDILYYLNGKVETVEGWIHNFAHQHNTEVEDTGSFVLRGQNGTIINFNFTTCSYETNMEGSITIFAEKGTVKIGGQYLNTIEYQKLESAKLPEINISAKANNYGLYQGSMSNHDKVVQNVVDVLHYGHAVMTSAAEGCEVVRMIEQMYKGATKV
- a CDS encoding branched-chain amino acid aminotransferase, which produces MSVSVMDITVHKVEKSRINQLDPSNIQFGKLYADHMLVAHYENGEWLPAEIVPFGDLSLSPATTFMHYGQAIFEGVKAYKDAEGNATIFRPYDNWRRFNRSAVRMAMPEIPEELFVEGMRQLVDLDRNWIPTGENTSLYLRPFMIATDEFIGVKPAEKFTFLIITSPAGPYYSKPVSIYIQDRYVRAFPGGIGFTKAAGNYGASMYPTQEIRKMGYDQILWTDGLHHKYVQEIGTMNVFFVIGDKVITPETSETILEGVTRDSAIKVMREKGITVEERPLSIDEIVEAYKNGQLREAFGTGTAASISNIAELTYHDLKMQLPPVETWEVANWLKQELNDIRYGRKEDTHGWNLHV
- a CDS encoding RecQ family ATP-dependent DNA helicase; protein product: MPSAEQILKQYWGYNGFRPLQGDIIESILSQRDTLALLPTGAGKSVCYQVPALMHDGFCLVISPLISLMKDQVEQLKKRGILAECIHAGMYYVDVKRVLENMLHGPYKLLYVSPERLQTELFREYLPSFNISFIAVDEAHCISQWGHDFRPDYLKIAALRKLFKVPVLALTASATPEVQQDIARQLQLPSPAVFTQSFERRNIFYEVRYSESRNNDVLQFLREQQGCSIVYCRSRKATEVLAKFLIQHNVAATAYHAGMPKDKRDEAQRAWMENESRVIVATTAFGMGIDKPDVRSVIHYDIPEHLEAYYQESGRAGRDGKPSYSLLLSNKPGIANLKESIELRFPKEDYLRQVYQSVVEYLQIPIGTQPDRYFDFDLAEFCKYFKLEATAASYALKLLEQEGLWTMSDAVFSPATIQFTCTREELDQVMMRYPEAAMITTALLRLYGTIFLYPTAIRIGAIAKQVRRRQEETDALLLQLHKNGLLEYNKPKDGPQLFFHHYRVDSQHLIINIQRIAMLRRQHQTRLDAMIAYLEAATACRTRMVLAYFGEYSNHDCGHCDNCRVKQQKKQTVNTKEIKARILQLAAQPDIITLQQLPDSFPAAIRTEVTALIRELVDQGELKMSANGSVYIAK
- a CDS encoding pyruvate kinase codes for the protein MDKLNTLSPSALVTELERFLRVMDEAVEQQVHAIENIHPDQQISARNLLQYLKLRSEDIRPLQDRLHLLGLSSLNSSESHIRAQVEAILQMLGKEIQNEELSPCNYHVARNLLYNRSIQLFGTKDVEAIPYIMITFDARFADDVKLVTKLLERGMNIARINCAHDNRETWMKMINTTRTACRKTGLACKIYMDLAGPKIRTVIRNTGKAVTKKKKRIKLYEGQKILFAEPEAFFDPAMAVIGCDETGVTQRLKPGDRVLYDDGVVEMQVVDNTLPRSALLQVVRISAKKRRLREKKGINFPDTMLDLPALTEYDRSVLPFVCANADLIGYSFVRKAADVQELQQVISAFNKRPCIIVKIETSEAVERFPSILLQAMTEEVYGVMIARGDLAVEIGFEQLSEVQEELVWVSEAGHAPLIWATQVLDSLNKRGIATRAEVTDAYYAAISECVMVNKGRNILKVIDSLRDILKRSRGHRIKKRYTCGVMDIATRYFGD
- a CDS encoding LamG-like jellyroll fold domain-containing protein; its protein translation is MKLSIRSILFVAIFFAPVAMFGQSTFGLVAHWPFSGNASDNTGKGHNGTMNNVTATAGKSGVSNTAIRFAGASNSYITIPYQPDLNLTNYTFCAVLKPEGFYTNTCQISMIMARGVDHGYPGSYFLSLTENVFDSSCTTFDTNRYVFTCGGGPSNYPYHYSWADSPTVHTNQWYCVIGTFDGTAFRIYVNGDLRVIAPPQVPVPIGTSTDGLSIGANIFGNASQYPYWFKGVMDDLRIYNRVLTASEIANYCNPVGDGGTDTTASVIGIEQNISVAIAPNPNSGNFSVHGILTSPTAAIDVYNTVGQLVYRKVVAPVQNAINEHIELPVVADGVYIVKVTAGVESKTYKMLIRR
- a CDS encoding alpha/beta hydrolase — its product is MATSLRTSKTILFLFALLFVHLSSFAQRYVFYLHGTIVEGTTTDPISESYGRYEYANIIKALKQYGYVVISERRAANTIVESYALKVASQIDSLKKTGVKSDNITVIGASKGAGIAMRASGFAKDKKVKYVLMAGCNDEDAGRYDLYGQILSIYEKSDPFAGSCNAIKKRSPGVSKYKEIELTTGKKHGFIYTPISEWLIPAVNWIEK